One Amorphoplanes digitatis genomic window carries:
- a CDS encoding putative bifunctional diguanylate cyclase/phosphodiesterase has product MAATTRSQAPPGATERSPRRAVRGWAWACIAVAVAAAAFGAVLSTGVFGPGPSAIIAYVGLCLAALAAAIACVYRAAKFHGRMRAGWALIALGVLSWGAGRVSAFRLEIVTGSVPLPSSADLGYQGMIVLTAAGLLVLPVAAQTMANRARSVLDGLMVAASLLLITAHVIYEPLHKLGVADGRGLLVNVGYPVADIVIVTIVVYMLALQRRHGNTFARLALIIAGVSAFAVSDIGYAYLNLTDVYYSGGVIDVGWFAGLMLILLAAARPVGAGPVVEPASNEGAQPFGVLLPYIAVLAALLTSVVWFLRTGQATPFTAYSRSALILLIVGRQMLTLLENRNLTGNLEARVADRTAELSASEQRFHSLVQHSSDVVTVVGTDAEVLYQSESVQRVFGYSPDVLTGRRLISLLDPAAASRLSEALRSVSDQPHATTVIEVTLPHHDRRMREAEITVTNLLDDPNVGGLVLNTRDISERKELQEQLVHEAYHDALTQLANRALFRERVAAALEHRGADDDVTVLFLDLDGFKEVNDSLGHLAGDRLLVQVAERLTTSVRQGDVVARFGGDEFAVLISSPLGAGEAEVVAQRIVDGLHEPFLVDERTLHVRGSIGLASYTTLADGEDAGNAEQLMRNADLAMYKAKATGGSSFASYDPRMLAGLVERLELEADLRLALERDELRVHYQPTIDMTDSSIVGFEALVRWQHPTRGMISPLDFIPIAEATGLIVPLGRWVLTEACRQAVEWAERDNRRPIKMAVNVSVRQFDRSDLATVVREVLTETGMPADRLCLEMTESVLMTDTEENLAQLVRLKALGVTLAIDDFGTGYSSLAYLRRFPVDMLKIDRSFIERLGEQTDDTALASTIVQLGQSLGMTTVAEGIEEYGQLAALREMGCTFAQGFYFSRPVAAGEAGRLLPLPLAADAPVA; this is encoded by the coding sequence ATGGCAGCGACCACCCGATCGCAGGCCCCGCCGGGAGCTACCGAGCGGAGCCCGCGCCGCGCCGTGCGCGGCTGGGCGTGGGCCTGCATCGCCGTCGCCGTCGCCGCCGCTGCCTTCGGCGCCGTGCTGAGCACGGGTGTGTTCGGGCCGGGACCCTCGGCGATCATCGCCTACGTCGGGCTCTGCCTCGCCGCGCTCGCCGCGGCCATCGCCTGCGTGTACCGCGCCGCGAAGTTCCACGGCCGGATGCGCGCCGGCTGGGCCCTCATCGCGCTCGGCGTCCTGTCCTGGGGAGCCGGCCGGGTGTCCGCCTTCCGGCTGGAGATCGTCACAGGCTCCGTCCCGCTGCCGTCCTCGGCCGATCTCGGCTACCAGGGCATGATCGTGCTGACCGCGGCCGGCCTGCTGGTGCTGCCCGTCGCCGCGCAGACAATGGCCAACCGGGCCCGCAGCGTCCTGGACGGCCTGATGGTCGCGGCGTCGCTGCTGCTGATCACCGCGCACGTCATCTACGAGCCGCTGCACAAGCTCGGCGTGGCCGACGGGCGCGGCCTGCTCGTCAACGTCGGGTACCCGGTCGCCGACATCGTCATCGTCACCATCGTCGTCTACATGCTGGCCCTCCAGCGCCGGCACGGGAACACCTTCGCCCGGCTCGCGCTGATCATCGCCGGCGTCAGCGCCTTCGCCGTGTCCGACATCGGGTACGCGTACCTGAACCTCACCGACGTGTACTACTCCGGCGGGGTCATCGACGTCGGCTGGTTCGCCGGCCTCATGCTGATCCTGCTCGCCGCCGCCAGGCCGGTCGGCGCCGGCCCGGTCGTCGAGCCCGCCAGCAACGAGGGCGCCCAGCCGTTCGGCGTGCTGCTGCCGTACATCGCCGTGCTCGCCGCGCTGCTGACCAGCGTCGTCTGGTTCCTGCGCACCGGGCAGGCCACGCCGTTCACCGCGTACTCCCGGTCGGCCCTGATCCTGCTGATCGTGGGCCGCCAGATGCTCACCCTGCTGGAGAACCGCAACCTCACCGGCAACCTCGAGGCCCGGGTCGCCGACCGCACCGCCGAGCTGTCCGCCAGCGAGCAGCGCTTCCACTCGCTGGTGCAGCACAGCTCGGACGTGGTGACCGTGGTCGGCACCGACGCCGAGGTGCTCTACCAGAGCGAGTCCGTGCAGCGGGTCTTCGGCTACTCGCCGGACGTGCTCACCGGCCGCCGGCTCATCAGCCTGCTCGACCCCGCAGCGGCCAGCCGGCTCTCCGAGGCCCTGCGCTCGGTCAGCGATCAACCGCACGCGACAACGGTGATCGAGGTGACCCTGCCGCACCACGACCGCCGGATGCGGGAGGCCGAGATCACCGTCACCAACCTGCTCGACGACCCGAACGTCGGCGGCCTGGTCCTGAACACCCGCGACATCAGCGAGCGCAAGGAGCTGCAGGAGCAGCTCGTGCACGAGGCGTACCACGACGCGCTCACCCAGCTCGCCAACCGCGCCCTGTTCCGCGAGCGGGTCGCCGCGGCCCTGGAACACCGCGGCGCGGACGACGATGTGACGGTGCTCTTCCTCGACCTGGACGGCTTCAAGGAGGTCAACGACAGCCTCGGGCACCTGGCCGGCGACCGCCTCCTGGTGCAGGTCGCCGAGCGGCTGACCACCTCCGTCCGCCAGGGCGACGTGGTGGCACGCTTCGGCGGCGACGAGTTCGCCGTGCTGATCTCCTCGCCGCTCGGCGCGGGCGAGGCCGAGGTCGTCGCGCAGCGCATCGTCGACGGGCTGCACGAGCCCTTCCTCGTCGACGAGCGCACCCTGCACGTGCGGGGCAGCATCGGGCTCGCGTCGTACACGACGCTCGCCGACGGCGAGGACGCCGGCAACGCCGAGCAGCTCATGCGCAACGCCGACCTCGCCATGTACAAGGCCAAGGCGACCGGGGGCAGCAGCTTCGCCAGCTACGACCCGCGGATGCTGGCCGGCCTGGTCGAGCGCCTCGAGCTCGAGGCCGACCTGCGCCTGGCCCTGGAGCGCGACGAGCTGCGGGTGCACTACCAGCCGACCATCGACATGACCGACAGCAGCATCGTCGGCTTCGAGGCGCTGGTGCGCTGGCAGCACCCGACCCGCGGCATGATCAGCCCGCTCGACTTCATCCCGATCGCCGAGGCGACCGGCCTCATCGTCCCGCTGGGCCGCTGGGTGCTCACCGAGGCGTGCCGGCAGGCCGTCGAGTGGGCCGAGCGCGACAACCGGCGGCCGATCAAGATGGCCGTGAACGTCTCGGTGCGCCAGTTCGACCGCAGCGACCTGGCGACCGTCGTCCGCGAGGTGCTGACCGAGACCGGCATGCCGGCCGACCGGCTCTGCCTCGAGATGACCGAGAGCGTGCTGATGACCGACACCGAGGAGAACCTGGCCCAGCTGGTCCGGCTCAAGGCGCTCGGCGTGACCCTGGCGATCGACGACTTCGGCACCGGCTACTCCTCGCTTGCCTACCTGCGCCGGTTCCCGGTCGACATGCTCAAGATCGACCGCTCGTTCATCGAGCGGCTCGGCGAGCAGACCGACGACACCGCGCTGGCCAGCACCATCGTCCAGCTCGGGCAGAGCCTCGGCATGACCACCGTCGCCGAGGGCATCGAGGAGTACGGCCAGCTCGCCGCGCTGCGCGAGATGGGCTGCACGTTCGCGCAGGGCTTCTACTTCTCCCGCCCGGTCGCGGCGGGCGAGGCCGGCCGCCTGCTCCCGCTGCCGCTGGCCGCCGACGCACCGGTCGCCTGA
- a CDS encoding GH92 family glycosyl hydrolase has product MTRRFLVAVLLAASACYASPARAGAVADEPIDLVHPFVGTQNFGNTFPGASAPFGMVQVSPDTGGQGGYDYQQGSIHGFSQTHLSGVGCGVAGELPMLPTTGAVGTSDPNSYRSPYSHDDEEASPGYYRVGLSRYQTRAELTATPRTGWQRYTFPATAAANVLFNTGRANQSVFDSEIHVVGDRTVEGRVHAGGFCAGKDDHTVYFTASFDRPFADTGTWRGPALTPGGRDASGTGNNGAWVTFDATQDRDVVVKVALSYTGPDGARRNLAAETADSYDFDATRARLRETWARELGRIEIGGGTAERRGAFYTALYHSLLHPNLAGDVDGGYVGFDRKVHTADGYTPYQNLSLWDTYRPQNQLLELLVPDVARDVALSVVAIGRDGGWLPRWALANSETNIMTGDPVTPFLVEAWSKGLLAGHEDEAYALLRANATAQPPADSPYNGRTGQDYYADRGYIPSGLDDGVDCADKGGDNDCDHPASATLEYAAADAALALMAAGLGRTADAELFAGRGQWYRNLWDSSIGQFRPRTVDGTWLTPYDPVAAGEQFHEGGAYQYQWLVPQDPAGLVSLMGGRRATERRLDDFFAYDRLLTDPAGTARTDWIASPYDYYAKATYNPNNEPDLLAPYLYLWAGAPAKTATVVRAAMTLFTTGPDGMTGNDDLGTMSAWYVFSSLGLYPTMSGANFLALSSPQFPQATVTIGDRRLVITAPGASDADRYIQRVRLNGASVAKTWLDWSDVTAGGTLSHTLGATPSNWGTSAAAQPPSVNRAPADGRTHVDAAVRPSAAALPAGSPTAQQAAFEVDVVAQAPLTIAPRVTAAVPAGWQATVSPRQPRTLVSRHLPVGTTATLTVRAPAGTAAGEYPVEVSVSAPGAPTVRRSATITVREPVTCASTQSGACLVDLGAERNADGTATVAAPAEGDFDGGGWSYDADLLPAAGPVTWDGVTYQAPDPSGTAKNLVRARGQSLLLPTGDHTAVKLVATTHNGPVTAALTIGYADGTSSAVPVTVADWCGTASTGSTTVLAMPHRIKSGKGVDGPPVNLFGLSLPVAPARQIRSITLPNDPRLHLYAITLS; this is encoded by the coding sequence ATGACCCGTCGGTTCCTGGTGGCCGTGCTGCTGGCCGCCTCCGCGTGCTACGCGAGCCCCGCCCGGGCCGGCGCCGTGGCGGACGAACCCATCGACCTCGTGCACCCCTTCGTCGGCACCCAGAACTTCGGCAACACCTTCCCGGGCGCGAGCGCGCCGTTCGGCATGGTCCAGGTCAGCCCGGACACCGGCGGCCAGGGCGGATACGACTACCAGCAGGGCAGCATCCACGGATTCAGCCAGACGCACCTCTCCGGCGTCGGCTGCGGTGTCGCCGGCGAGCTGCCGATGCTGCCGACCACGGGCGCGGTCGGCACGTCCGACCCGAACTCGTACCGGTCGCCGTACTCCCACGACGACGAGGAGGCCTCGCCCGGCTACTACCGGGTCGGCCTGTCGAGGTACCAGACCCGGGCCGAGCTGACGGCGACGCCGCGCACCGGCTGGCAGCGCTACACGTTCCCGGCGACCGCCGCCGCGAACGTGTTGTTCAACACCGGCCGGGCCAACCAGTCCGTCTTCGACTCCGAGATCCACGTCGTCGGCGACCGGACCGTCGAGGGCCGGGTGCACGCCGGCGGCTTCTGCGCCGGCAAGGACGACCACACCGTCTACTTCACCGCGAGCTTCGACCGCCCGTTCGCCGACACCGGCACGTGGCGCGGCCCGGCGCTGACACCCGGCGGCCGGGACGCGTCCGGCACCGGGAACAACGGCGCGTGGGTCACCTTCGACGCGACGCAGGACCGCGACGTCGTCGTCAAGGTCGCGCTCTCCTACACCGGGCCGGACGGCGCGCGGCGCAACCTCGCCGCCGAGACCGCCGACTCGTACGACTTCGACGCCACCCGGGCGAGGCTGCGCGAGACCTGGGCCCGCGAGCTCGGCCGGATCGAGATCGGCGGCGGGACAGCGGAGCGGCGCGGCGCGTTCTACACCGCGCTCTACCACTCGCTGCTGCACCCCAACCTGGCCGGCGACGTCGACGGCGGCTACGTCGGCTTCGACCGGAAGGTGCACACCGCGGACGGGTACACGCCTTACCAGAACCTCTCGCTCTGGGACACCTACCGGCCGCAGAACCAGCTGCTCGAGCTGCTGGTGCCGGACGTGGCCCGCGACGTCGCGCTGTCGGTGGTCGCGATCGGGCGCGACGGCGGCTGGCTGCCGCGCTGGGCGCTGGCCAACAGCGAGACCAACATCATGACCGGTGACCCGGTCACCCCGTTTCTGGTCGAGGCCTGGTCGAAGGGCCTGCTCGCCGGGCACGAGGATGAGGCGTACGCGCTGCTGCGCGCCAACGCGACCGCACAGCCACCGGCGGACTCGCCCTACAACGGGCGCACGGGTCAGGACTACTACGCCGACCGCGGCTACATCCCGTCCGGGCTCGACGACGGCGTGGACTGCGCCGACAAGGGCGGCGACAACGACTGCGACCACCCGGCCTCCGCGACGCTGGAGTACGCGGCCGCCGACGCGGCGCTGGCGCTGATGGCCGCGGGCCTGGGCCGGACCGCCGACGCCGAGCTGTTCGCCGGGCGCGGTCAGTGGTACCGCAACCTGTGGGACTCCTCGATCGGGCAGTTCCGCCCCCGCACGGTCGACGGGACCTGGTTGACGCCGTACGACCCGGTCGCGGCGGGCGAGCAGTTCCACGAGGGCGGGGCGTACCAGTACCAGTGGCTGGTGCCGCAGGACCCGGCCGGGCTGGTCTCGCTGATGGGCGGGCGCCGGGCGACGGAGCGGCGGCTGGACGACTTCTTCGCCTACGACCGGCTGCTCACCGACCCCGCCGGCACCGCGCGCACCGACTGGATCGCCAGCCCCTACGACTACTACGCCAAGGCCACGTACAACCCGAACAACGAGCCGGATCTGCTCGCGCCGTACCTGTATCTGTGGGCCGGCGCGCCGGCGAAGACCGCGACCGTGGTCCGGGCCGCGATGACGCTGTTCACCACCGGGCCCGACGGCATGACCGGCAACGACGACCTCGGCACCATGAGCGCCTGGTACGTCTTCTCCTCGCTCGGCCTCTACCCGACGATGAGCGGCGCGAACTTCCTGGCGCTGTCCAGCCCGCAGTTCCCCCAGGCGACGGTCACCATCGGCGACCGCCGGCTGGTGATCACCGCGCCGGGCGCCTCCGACGCCGACCGCTACATCCAGCGGGTCCGCCTCAACGGCGCGTCCGTCGCCAAGACCTGGCTCGACTGGTCGGACGTCACCGCCGGCGGCACGCTCAGCCACACCCTCGGCGCCACCCCGTCGAACTGGGGCACCTCGGCCGCGGCCCAGCCGCCGTCGGTCAACCGGGCGCCGGCGGACGGCCGTACCCATGTCGACGCCGCCGTCCGACCGTCCGCCGCGGCCCTGCCCGCCGGCTCGCCCACCGCGCAGCAGGCCGCCTTCGAGGTGGACGTTGTCGCGCAGGCGCCGCTGACCATCGCGCCCCGGGTCACCGCCGCCGTCCCGGCCGGCTGGCAGGCGACGGTCAGCCCCCGCCAGCCCAGGACCCTGGTCAGCCGGCACCTGCCGGTCGGCACCACCGCGACCCTCACCGTGCGGGCACCGGCCGGAACGGCCGCCGGGGAGTACCCGGTGGAGGTCTCGGTCTCCGCGCCCGGCGCACCGACCGTGCGGCGCTCGGCCACGATCACCGTCCGCGAACCGGTCACCTGCGCCTCGACCCAGTCCGGCGCCTGCCTGGTCGACCTCGGCGCCGAACGCAACGCCGACGGCACGGCGACCGTCGCCGCGCCCGCCGAGGGCGACTTCGACGGCGGCGGCTGGAGCTACGACGCCGACCTGCTGCCCGCCGCCGGCCCGGTCACCTGGGACGGCGTCACCTACCAGGCGCCGGACCCGTCCGGCACGGCGAAGAACCTCGTCCGGGCCCGCGGCCAGTCGCTCCTGCTGCCGACCGGCGACCACACGGCGGTCAAGCTGGTCGCGACGACACACAACGGCCCGGTCACGGCCGCCCTGACCATCGGGTACGCGGACGGCACGAGCTCGGCGGTCCCGGTGACCGTCGCCGACTGGTGCGGCACGGCGTCGACGGGCAGCACCACGGTGCTCGCGATGCCCCACCGCATCAAGTCCGGCAAGGGCGTCGACGGCCCGCCGGTGAACCTGTTCGGCCTGAGCCTGCCGGTGGCGCCGGCACGCCAGATCCGCTCGATCACCCTGCCGAACGACCCCCGCCTCCACCTGTACGCGATAACGCTGTCCTGA
- a CDS encoding DUF72 domain-containing protein → MWTHKSWPQAPQERLRAYAGWCDAVEGNTTFYATPARDTVATWAAQTGPEFRFVMKLPRLITHERRLADVDEALRAFLYAMEPLGPRLHALWIQLPGSFGPADVPVLDRFLSRLPAAYPYAVEVRHPAFFADSRATERLEGVLAAADAEWIPFDTTAFFASPPTSDAERDAWTKKPRLPLRTRALTDRPIVRYLGRDDGARTVEGWRRWVDVVAGWLGEGRSPTVFIHTPDNADAPALARRFHAEVRARVPGLGPLPEPEPVGPATLF, encoded by the coding sequence ATGTGGACCCACAAGTCCTGGCCGCAGGCGCCGCAGGAGCGCCTGCGGGCCTACGCCGGCTGGTGCGACGCGGTCGAGGGGAACACCACCTTCTACGCGACGCCGGCCCGGGACACGGTGGCGACGTGGGCGGCGCAGACCGGCCCGGAATTCCGGTTCGTGATGAAACTGCCCCGGTTGATCACGCACGAGCGCCGGCTCGCCGACGTCGACGAGGCGCTCCGGGCCTTCCTGTACGCGATGGAGCCGCTCGGCCCGCGGCTGCACGCCCTCTGGATCCAGCTACCGGGGTCGTTCGGCCCCGCCGACGTACCCGTGCTGGACCGCTTCCTGAGCCGGCTGCCGGCCGCGTACCCGTATGCCGTCGAGGTCCGTCATCCCGCGTTCTTCGCCGATTCCCGCGCGACGGAGCGGCTGGAGGGCGTGCTCGCCGCCGCGGACGCCGAGTGGATACCGTTCGACACCACCGCGTTCTTCGCGAGCCCGCCGACAAGCGACGCGGAGCGGGACGCCTGGACCAAGAAGCCGCGCCTGCCGCTGCGCACCCGCGCGCTGACCGACCGGCCGATCGTGCGGTACCTCGGCCGCGACGACGGCGCGCGTACGGTCGAGGGCTGGCGGCGCTGGGTCGACGTGGTCGCCGGCTGGCTCGGCGAGGGCCGCTCGCCGACCGTGTTCATTCACACCCCGGACAACGCCGACGCGCCCGCGCTCGCCCGCCGCTTCCACGCGGAGGTCCGTGCGCGCGTGCCCGGCCTCGGGCCGCTGCCCGAGCCGGAGCCGGTCGGGCCCGCGACCCTGTTCTGA
- a CDS encoding PPOX class F420-dependent oxidoreductase has product MSDNLWAVVAAANLCTLATVKRDGRPQLSDVNYTADDKTRVLRASTRSSLAKVHNLRRDPRASLRVAGPGGAGYVVAEVHATFSPPSADEHDATVEELIEVYRLISGKEHPDWDDYRRAMVADGRLVLSLHVERLYGWVM; this is encoded by the coding sequence ATGTCCGACAACCTCTGGGCCGTGGTCGCCGCGGCCAACCTGTGCACGCTCGCGACCGTCAAGCGCGACGGCAGGCCGCAACTGTCCGACGTGAACTACACGGCAGACGACAAGACCCGGGTGCTGCGCGCGTCCACCCGGTCCTCACTTGCCAAGGTGCACAACCTGCGGCGCGACCCGCGCGCCAGCCTGCGGGTCGCGGGTCCGGGCGGCGCCGGCTACGTCGTCGCCGAGGTGCACGCCACGTTCTCGCCGCCCTCGGCCGACGAACACGACGCGACGGTCGAGGAACTGATCGAGGTCTACCGCCTGATCAGTGGCAAGGAGCATCCGGACTGGGACGACTACCGCCGCGCGATGGTCGCCGACGGCCGGCTCGTACTGAGCCTGCACGTCGAGCGCCTGTACGGCTGGGTCATGTGA